The following coding sequences are from one Clarias gariepinus isolate MV-2021 ecotype Netherlands chromosome 19, CGAR_prim_01v2, whole genome shotgun sequence window:
- the LOC128507651 gene encoding olfactory receptor 52N2-like: protein MENGSYRYEILRIEGLWITRYSSYPVFALIFLIYLFIMVSNTGIVIMIAMDKALHKPMYFLFCNLPLSDAISATVVLPRLLKDIVAESDRYISFIACVIQAFSIHSLSSSAHIILIIMAFDRYVAICNPLRYHTIMNNIKVVRLSVIAWITAIVPVVFLLALTLRLSHCTSVISNPFCDNASLFKLSCENLSLNQIVGLFTSVVLWTMSISCIAVTYLKIAHVCLKNKNSMMKGKAIKTCSTHLIVYLILLGCGSTVIILHRFSAYKELRNVANILLYVIPSSLNPVVYGLQTKEIRQGLKQIFLRRKVISG from the coding sequence ATGGAAAACGGATCATACAGATATGAGATTCTCAGGATCGAAGGATTGTGGATCACACGTTACTCATCTTATCCAGTGTTTGCTCTTATTTTCTTGATCTATCTGTTTATTATGGTATCTAATACTGGCATTGTCATAATGATAGCAATGGACAAGGCTCTTCACAAACCAATGTACTTccttttctgtaaccttccttTGAGTGATGCAATCAGCGCTACTGTCGTACTGCCTAGGTTACTCAAAGATATTGTGGCTGAATCTGACAGGTATATCAGCTTTATTGCTTGTGTAATTCAAGCCTTTAGTATTCACTCTTTGAGTTCGAGTGCACACATTATATTAATTATCATGGCTTTTGACAGGTACGTAGCCATATGCAACCCGCTAAGATACCACACCataatgaataatataaaagtTGTGAGGCTCTCTGTAATAGCTTGGATAACCGCTATTGTCccagttgtttttcttttggccCTCACTTTAAGGCTCTCTCATTGTACTTCAGTAATATCTAATCCCTTCTGTGACAATGCTTCTCTGTTTAAACTTTCCTGTGAGAATTTGTCACTTAATCAGATTGTTGGTTTATTTACTTCTGTCGTGCTTTGGACGATGTCAATATCATGTATCGCTGTTACTTATCTCAAGATCGCacatgtatgtttaaaaaataaaaacagcatgatgAAAGGCAAGGCCATAAAAACATGTAGCACACATCTGATTGTGTATCTCATTCTGCTTGGATGCGGCAGTACTGTAATTATTTTGCACCGTTTCTCAGCTTATAAGGAACTTCGAAATGTGGCTAATATCTTACTTTATGTTATTCCATCAAGCCTTAACCCTGTCGTATACGGCCTTCAGACCAAAGAAATAAGACAGGGGCTTAAGCAGATATTCCTGAGAAGGAAAGTGATTTCAGGATAA